The Streptomyces sp. CC0208 genome window below encodes:
- a CDS encoding amino acid permease, whose amino-acid sequence MTDDDIASGLSDEERLAQLGYTQVLARRMSAFSNYAVSFTIISVLSGCLTLYLFGMNTGGPAVITWGWVAVGLMTLFVGLSMAEICSAYPTSAGLYFWAHRLAPPRTAAAWAWFTGWFNVLGQVAVTAGIDFGAASFLGAYLNLQFDFEVTPGRTILLFAAILILHGLLNTFGVRIVALLNSVSVWWHVIGVAVIVGALTFAPDKHQSASFVFGEFVNNTGWGSGVYVVLIGLLMAQYTFTGYDASAHMTEETHDASTAGPKGIVQSIWTSWIAGFVLLLGFTFAIQSYDGALKSPTGAPPAQILLDALGATAGKLLLLVVIGAQLFCGMASVTANSRMIYAFSRDGALPFSHVWHTVSPRTRTPVAAVWLAAAGALLLGLPYLINYTAYAAVTSVAVIGLYIAYVIPTLLRLRKGDAFDRGPWHLGRWSRAIGVVSVVWVAVITVLFMLPQVSPVTWETFNYAPIAVLVVLGFAWTWWAASARHWFLNPEHERTKAREAARANAPEPVDP is encoded by the coding sequence ATGACAGATGACGACATAGCGAGTGGGCTGTCCGACGAAGAACGGCTTGCCCAGCTCGGCTACACGCAGGTCCTTGCCCGCCGCATGTCGGCGTTCTCCAACTACGCGGTCTCCTTCACGATCATCTCGGTCCTGTCGGGGTGTCTGACCCTCTACCTCTTCGGCATGAACACGGGCGGTCCGGCCGTGATCACCTGGGGCTGGGTCGCCGTAGGCCTGATGACGCTGTTCGTCGGCCTGTCGATGGCCGAGATCTGCTCGGCGTACCCGACCTCCGCGGGCCTGTACTTCTGGGCCCACCGCCTGGCCCCGCCCCGGACCGCGGCCGCCTGGGCGTGGTTCACGGGCTGGTTCAACGTGCTGGGCCAGGTGGCGGTGACGGCGGGCATCGACTTCGGCGCCGCGTCCTTCCTCGGGGCCTATCTGAACCTCCAGTTCGACTTCGAGGTGACCCCGGGCCGCACGATCCTCCTCTTCGCCGCGATCCTGATCCTGCACGGCCTCCTCAACACCTTCGGCGTGCGGATCGTCGCGCTGCTGAACAGCGTGAGCGTGTGGTGGCACGTGATCGGCGTGGCGGTCATCGTCGGCGCCCTCACCTTCGCCCCCGACAAGCACCAGTCGGCGTCCTTCGTCTTCGGCGAGTTCGTGAACAACACGGGCTGGGGCAGCGGGGTCTATGTCGTCCTGATCGGCCTCCTGATGGCCCAGTACACCTTCACCGGCTACGACGCCTCGGCCCACATGACCGAGGAGACCCACGACGCCTCCACGGCGGGGCCGAAGGGCATCGTCCAGTCGATCTGGACGTCCTGGATAGCGGGCTTCGTGCTGCTCCTCGGCTTCACGTTCGCGATCCAGTCGTACGACGGAGCCCTGAAGTCCCCGACCGGCGCGCCCCCGGCCCAGATCCTCCTCGACGCGCTCGGCGCCACCGCCGGCAAGCTCCTGCTGCTGGTCGTGATCGGCGCCCAACTGTTCTGCGGGATGGCCTCGGTGACCGCCAACAGCCGCATGATCTACGCCTTCTCACGCGACGGCGCGCTGCCGTTCTCGCACGTCTGGCACACGGTGAGCCCCCGTACCCGGACCCCGGTGGCGGCGGTGTGGCTGGCGGCGGCGGGGGCACTGCTGCTCGGGCTGCCGTACCTGATCAACTACACGGCCTATGCGGCGGTGACGTCCGTCGCGGTGATCGGCCTCTACATCGCCTACGTCATCCCGACGTTGCTGCGGCTGCGCAAGGGTGACGCCTTCGACCGGGGGCCGTGGCACCTGGGCCGCTGGTCGCGTGCGATCGGCGTGGTCTCGGTGGTGTGGGTCGCCGTCATCACCGTGCTGTTCATGCTCCCGCAGGTTTCCCCGGTCACCTGGGAGACCTTCAACTACGCCCCGATCGCCGTCCTGGTCGTCCTCGGTTTCGCCTGGACCTGGTGGGCGGCCTCGGCCCGCCACTGGTTCCTCAACCCCGAGCACGAGCGCACCAAGGCCCGCGAGGCGGCCCGCGCGAACGCGCCCGAACCGGTCGATCCCTGA
- a CDS encoding Asp23/Gls24 family envelope stress response protein: protein MTEPNGSTLQRPGADEPRARLGTQLPVASEPRGKTTIADGVVEKIAGMAAREVPGVHALGGGFSRTVGAMRDRVPGGQPSAGRGVKVEVGEKQTAIDLQVVVEYGMSIGDVTADLRENVIAAVERMTGLEVVEVNIAVNDVHLPDEDTPDTGEGRVQ, encoded by the coding sequence ATGACGGAGCCGAACGGTTCAACTCTGCAGAGGCCCGGCGCGGACGAACCCCGCGCTCGCCTGGGCACTCAACTACCGGTGGCGTCGGAGCCCCGCGGCAAGACGACCATCGCGGACGGGGTGGTGGAGAAAATAGCCGGGATGGCCGCACGGGAGGTCCCCGGCGTCCACGCGCTGGGCGGTGGCTTCAGCCGCACCGTGGGAGCCATGCGGGACCGGGTACCAGGGGGCCAGCCGAGCGCGGGGCGCGGCGTGAAGGTCGAGGTCGGTGAGAAGCAGACCGCCATCGACCTTCAGGTCGTCGTGGAGTACGGGATGAGCATCGGCGACGTCACCGCGGACCTCCGGGAGAACGTGATCGCGGCCGTGGAACGGATGACGGGCCTGGAAGTCGTCGAGGTGAACATCGCGGTCAACGACGTCCACCTGCCCGACGAGGACACACCGGACACCGGCGAGGGGCGCGTGCAGTAG
- a CDS encoding PRC-barrel domain-containing protein, with protein sequence MIHAADIREWRNCSVVDPEGHKIGVLEAVYVDTATDEPAMATVRTGLPTRHQLTFVPLDEATLGPDYVRVSYAKALVKKAPSLGLDDVLPADQEEAIFQHYDIPYRTGAGGERQLARR encoded by the coding sequence GTGATCCATGCAGCCGATATCCGCGAGTGGCGCAACTGCAGCGTCGTAGACCCTGAGGGGCACAAGATCGGCGTACTGGAAGCGGTCTACGTCGACACCGCCACCGACGAACCGGCCATGGCCACGGTCCGCACCGGTCTGCCCACCCGCCACCAGCTGACCTTCGTGCCACTCGACGAGGCGACTCTCGGACCCGACTACGTCCGGGTCTCCTATGCCAAGGCACTGGTGAAGAAGGCGCCCTCGCTCGGCCTGGACGACGTACTGCCCGCCGATCAGGAGGAAGCGATCTTCCAGCACTACGACATTCCCTATCGGACGGGCGCGGGCGGCGAGCGCCAACTGGCGCGCCGCTGA
- a CDS encoding DUF5994 family protein, translating to MSATTDHPAPRAVPFRAPTARLALKLVNASPERAELDGAWWPRSRDLTHELPTLADVLDPLWGRITRIAVNPRYWPVIPPRIFVNGHTVKVGWFTLELDPHKILLLSGTSGRWDLLVIPPETAAPSAARLMAAASAGTDQRSTATALMTAEQTGPTPSSYDADTAQAGRLVLGM from the coding sequence ATGTCCGCGACCACCGACCATCCCGCACCGCGCGCCGTGCCCTTCAGGGCACCGACCGCGCGTCTCGCCCTCAAACTCGTGAACGCTTCTCCAGAACGTGCCGAGCTGGACGGTGCCTGGTGGCCCCGCTCACGTGACCTGACCCACGAACTCCCCACGCTGGCCGACGTACTGGACCCGCTGTGGGGACGGATCACCCGTATCGCCGTCAACCCCCGCTACTGGCCGGTAATCCCGCCCAGGATTTTCGTCAACGGCCATACGGTGAAGGTCGGTTGGTTCACTCTGGAGCTGGATCCGCACAAGATCCTGCTGCTTTCCGGAACGTCGGGCCGCTGGGACCTCCTGGTGATTCCCCCCGAGACCGCCGCCCCCTCGGCCGCCCGGCTGATGGCGGCCGCGAGTGCCGGCACCGACCAGCGCTCGACCGCGACCGCTCTCATGACGGCGGAACAGACCGGGCCCACCCCCTCGTCGTACGACGCCGACACCGCACAGGCCGGCCGACTGGTCCTAGGGATGTGA
- a CDS encoding CsbD family protein — protein sequence MTVSRTTRNHAQAMKGRITEELGRVTRNRRLQRRGRADRVSGSLKQAVERARGAFRRNGGNPR from the coding sequence ATGACCGTTTCACGGACCACCAGGAACCACGCGCAGGCGATGAAGGGCAGGATCACCGAGGAGCTCGGCCGGGTCACCCGCAACAGGCGGCTGCAACGCCGGGGCAGGGCCGACCGCGTGTCCGGAAGCCTGAAGCAGGCCGTCGAGAGGGCCAGGGGCGCCTTCCGGCGGAACGGAGGCAACCCCCGATGA
- a CDS encoding DUF5994 family protein, with product MDGTEGTSHTGFHAGSFSARNETRAVAETARRRVRIMSATLYPALPHLEPVSAPAPRLALKPDGSARGLLDGAWWPRSRDLLRELPALTSMVGPLWGRITRVAVNPEHWPVIPRKVPVDGHVVRVGWFTPEIDPHKLLLLSYGTGRWDLLVIPPETGAASAARLMAAACDLDGPPLTASALIAADEARYAVTDTSPDPGEAWEYEGGACDRLVVGV from the coding sequence GTGGACGGTACCGAGGGCACTTCGCACACCGGCTTCCACGCCGGGTCGTTCTCGGCGAGAAATGAAACCCGGGCCGTCGCAGAGACGGCCCGGAGACGGGTCCGCATCATGTCGGCGACCTTGTACCCAGCCCTGCCGCACCTCGAGCCCGTCTCCGCCCCGGCCCCGCGTCTCGCGCTCAAGCCCGACGGATCCGCCCGCGGCCTCCTGGACGGCGCATGGTGGCCCCGGTCCCGGGATCTGCTGCGCGAACTGCCCGCGCTGACCAGCATGGTGGGCCCCTTGTGGGGTCGCATCACCCGCGTCGCGGTCAATCCGGAGCACTGGCCCGTCATCCCCCGCAAGGTTCCCGTGGACGGACACGTCGTCAGGGTCGGCTGGTTCACCCCGGAGATCGACCCGCACAAGCTGCTGCTGCTCTCCTACGGCACCGGGCGCTGGGACCTGCTGGTCATCCCTCCGGAGACCGGGGCGGCGTCGGCGGCCCGGTTGATGGCTGCCGCGTGCGACCTTGACGGCCCGCCCCTGACCGCGAGCGCGCTCATCGCCGCGGACGAGGCCCGGTACGCCGTCACCGACACCTCGCCGGATCCCGGCGAGGCATGGGAGTACGAGGGCGGCGCCTGCGACCGCCTGGTCGTCGGAGTGTGA
- a CDS encoding dihydrofolate reductase family protein — protein MPHPYVLLSAAVSLDGYLDDTGPDRLLLSGPADFDRVDEVRASVDAILVGAGTIRADNPRLLVNSETRRAARVAAGKPPYPLKVTVSGSGELDPDANFWHTGGDKLVFTTDQGAQRARALGLAADVVSLGPELDWRRLLEHLHEERGVERLMVEGGGRIHTQLLQQGLADEVQLVLAPLFVGSPEAPRLFGPGAYQSGRLRLVETRRIEDVVLMRYEPTAPGTGLVPAGADHHWLALACELATRCPPSQTAFSVGAVVVAADGTELARGHSREGDDPVVHAEEAALAKIDPADPRLATATVYTSLEPCTHRASRPAPCARLILDAGVRRVVTAWREPDTFVAGADGTGTLTAAGVDVVVLGEHEERAKAPNRHLA, from the coding sequence ATGCCCCACCCCTACGTCCTCCTCTCCGCCGCGGTCTCCCTCGACGGCTACCTCGACGACACCGGCCCCGACCGCCTCCTCCTGTCCGGCCCGGCCGACTTCGACCGTGTGGACGAGGTCCGCGCCTCGGTGGACGCGATCCTCGTGGGCGCCGGCACGATCCGGGCCGACAACCCCCGCCTGCTGGTGAACTCCGAGACGCGCCGCGCGGCCCGGGTCGCCGCCGGGAAACCGCCGTACCCCCTGAAGGTCACGGTCAGCGGCTCGGGCGAGCTGGACCCGGACGCGAACTTCTGGCACACCGGTGGCGACAAGCTGGTCTTCACGACGGACCAGGGCGCGCAGCGGGCCCGCGCGCTGGGCCTGGCGGCCGACGTGGTCTCCCTCGGCCCCGAACTCGACTGGCGCCGCCTGCTGGAGCATCTGCATGAGGAGCGCGGAGTGGAGCGGCTGATGGTGGAGGGCGGCGGACGGATCCACACCCAGCTCCTCCAGCAGGGCCTGGCGGACGAGGTGCAGCTCGTCCTGGCCCCCCTCTTCGTCGGCAGCCCCGAGGCCCCGCGCCTCTTCGGCCCCGGCGCGTACCAGTCCGGCCGGCTGCGCCTGGTGGAGACCCGCCGTATCGAGGACGTCGTCCTGATGCGCTACGAGCCCACCGCCCCCGGCACCGGCCTGGTCCCCGCCGGCGCGGACCACCACTGGCTCGCGCTGGCCTGCGAGTTGGCGACACGGTGCCCGCCTTCACAAACGGCGTTCAGCGTGGGCGCGGTGGTGGTGGCGGCCGACGGCACGGAGCTGGCGCGCGGCCACTCCCGGGAGGGCGACGACCCGGTCGTCCACGCGGAGGAGGCGGCGCTCGCGAAGATCGATCCGGCCGACCCCCGCCTGGCCACGGCCACCGTCTACACCAGCCTGGAACCCTGCACCCACCGCGCCTCCCGCCCGGCCCCCTGCGCCCGCCTGATCCTGGACGCGGGGGTGCGCCGGGTGGTGACCGCGTGGCGGGAGCCCGACACCTTCGTGGCGGGGGCCGACGGGACGGGGACGCTGACGGCGGCGGGGGTGGACGTGGTGGTGCTGGGCGAGCACGAGGAGCGGGCGAAGGCCCCTAACCGCCATCTGGCGTGA
- a CDS encoding MarR family transcriptional regulator, translated as MTTRWLSPDEQRAWRAYIAASLLLEDTIDRQLQQEAGMPHLYYSILANLSETSERRLRMTELAERLKITRPRLTYAVARLEKDGLVRRESCESDKRGSIAVLTDEGTAVLERTAPGHVETVRTALFDRLTPEQVGQLEEIFTSVTAGLQGEDGPFEGLPWRRRSTPPCS; from the coding sequence ATGACGACCCGCTGGCTCAGCCCCGACGAGCAGCGAGCCTGGCGCGCCTACATCGCCGCCTCGCTCCTCCTGGAGGACACCATCGACCGGCAGCTCCAGCAGGAGGCCGGCATGCCGCACCTGTACTACTCCATCCTCGCCAACCTCTCCGAGACCTCGGAGCGGCGGCTGCGGATGACCGAGCTCGCCGAGAGGCTGAAGATCACCCGGCCCCGGCTGACGTACGCCGTCGCCCGGCTGGAGAAGGACGGGCTGGTGCGGCGCGAGAGCTGCGAGTCGGACAAGCGCGGCAGCATCGCGGTCCTCACGGACGAGGGTACGGCGGTGCTGGAGCGGACGGCGCCGGGGCACGTCGAGACGGTCCGCACCGCGCTCTTCGACCGGCTCACCCCGGAGCAGGTGGGGCAGCTGGAGGAGATCTTCACCAGCGTCACCGCGGGACTCCAGGGGGAGGACGGGCCCTTCGAGGGGCTCCCGTGGCGCCGGCGGTCGACCCCGCCCTGTTCCTGA
- the ribA gene encoding GTP cyclohydrolase II, with product MPDLPAATQRSRVRVPLRFGDGYRVDAELVTFHGLVDGQEHLALVLGDPAPGTVPLVRLHSECLTGDVFGSARCDCGPQLREAVERIAERGGVLLYLRQEGRGIGLYNKLDAYALQDQGLDTYAANAALGLPEDARDYTAAAQMLQALGIAELDLLSNNPDKAGQLRDLGIDVGNRVPTGVFTTAHNVRYLRAKVLQTQHTLPLGELSEVGVG from the coding sequence ATGCCCGACCTGCCCGCAGCCACCCAGCGCTCCCGCGTCCGCGTCCCCCTGCGCTTCGGGGACGGCTACCGCGTAGACGCCGAGCTCGTCACCTTCCATGGCCTGGTCGACGGGCAGGAGCACCTCGCCCTCGTTCTCGGCGACCCCGCGCCCGGCACCGTCCCGCTGGTGCGGCTGCACTCCGAGTGCCTCACCGGTGACGTCTTCGGCTCCGCGCGCTGCGACTGCGGCCCGCAGCTTCGCGAGGCGGTCGAGCGCATAGCCGAGCGCGGCGGAGTTCTGCTCTACCTGCGCCAGGAGGGCCGCGGCATCGGCCTCTACAACAAGCTCGACGCGTACGCCCTCCAGGACCAGGGCCTCGACACCTATGCCGCGAACGCCGCGCTGGGCCTGCCCGAGGACGCCCGCGACTACACGGCGGCCGCGCAGATGCTCCAGGCTCTCGGGATCGCCGAGCTCGACCTGCTCTCCAACAACCCCGACAAGGCGGGCCAGTTGCGCGACCTCGGCATCGACGTCGGCAACCGGGTCCCCACCGGCGTCTTCACCACCGCCCACAACGTCCGCTACCTGCGCGCGAAGGTCCTGCAGACCCAGCACACGCTGCCGCTGGGCGAGTTGAGCGAAGTCGGCGTCGGCTGA
- a CDS encoding M23 family metallopeptidase, translated as MASNPPAPEAPYVPSDTLVYGGYRADDEAPLGEWNPTADSLAPVRGRHRVAKQRGGGFARSSTVLGVGVIAAVSAGGMASANTGKPPVSISMPDLGSVSSLISNDTDSAADDTSAFSSVGATTADTAKGTSDAGEALRSRILAQAEVQQGQLDTKAAQAVAAAAEKEADEAAAKAEKEAQEKATAAKKKAEEAAAKKAEAARLAELAKQYTLPTSSYTITGTFGQAGSLWSSGYHTGLDFAAPTGTLIKAIHSGTITQAGWAGAYGYRTILTLDDGTELWFCHQSSISVSVGQKVGTGDVIGRVGATGNVTGAHLHLEVHPGGSADGIDPMSWLRGKGLTP; from the coding sequence GTGGCGTCCAACCCGCCTGCCCCCGAGGCGCCGTACGTACCCAGCGACACCCTCGTGTACGGCGGTTACCGCGCCGACGACGAGGCCCCGCTCGGCGAGTGGAACCCGACCGCGGACTCCCTCGCCCCCGTACGAGGCCGGCATCGCGTCGCCAAGCAGCGTGGCGGAGGATTCGCCCGTAGCTCCACCGTTCTGGGCGTCGGTGTCATAGCCGCCGTCAGCGCGGGCGGGATGGCCAGCGCCAACACCGGCAAGCCGCCGGTCTCCATCTCCATGCCCGACCTGGGCTCCGTGAGTTCGCTCATCTCGAACGACACCGACTCCGCCGCGGACGACACGAGCGCCTTCAGCAGCGTCGGCGCCACCACCGCCGACACCGCCAAGGGCACCTCGGACGCCGGTGAGGCGCTGCGCTCGCGCATCCTGGCCCAGGCCGAGGTGCAGCAGGGCCAGCTCGACACCAAGGCCGCCCAGGCCGTCGCGGCCGCCGCCGAGAAGGAGGCCGACGAGGCCGCCGCCAAGGCGGAGAAGGAGGCCCAGGAGAAGGCCACCGCCGCGAAGAAGAAGGCGGAGGAGGCAGCCGCGAAGAAGGCCGAGGCCGCGCGCCTGGCCGAGCTCGCCAAGCAGTACACGCTGCCGACCTCGTCGTACACCATTACGGGGACCTTCGGTCAGGCCGGTTCGCTGTGGTCCTCCGGCTACCACACGGGCCTCGACTTCGCCGCCCCCACGGGCACGCTCATCAAGGCGATCCACAGCGGCACCATCACCCAGGCCGGCTGGGCCGGCGCCTACGGCTACCGCACGATCCTCACCCTCGACGACGGCACCGAGCTGTGGTTCTGCCACCAGTCCTCGATCAGCGTCAGCGTCGGCCAGAAGGTCGGCACCGGTGACGTCATCGGCCGCGTGGGCGCCACCGGCAACGTGACCGGCGCGCACCTGCACCTGGAGGTCCACCCGGGCGGCTCGGCCGACGGGATCGACCCGATGTCGTGGCTGCGCGGCAAGGGGCTCACTCCCTGA
- a CDS encoding aldo/keto reductase: MTSLRKLGSSDLEVFPLTLGGNVFGWTADEATSFAVLDAYTAAGGNFVDTADSYSSWAEGNSGGESETVIGKWLAARGNRDDVVIATKVSQHPQFPGLSGANIKAAADASLKRLGTDRIDLYYTHFDKTEVPVEEIIGALDELVKAGKVRAIGASNISAARLSESLAFSDREGLARYVALQPHYNLVSRDTYEGELESVAARAGLSAVPYYALASGFLTGKYRPGATVASPRAAGAGKHLDTERGRKVLAALDDIAEAHTVPVATVALAWLAAQPTVAAPIASARTVEQLPALLGVADLTLTEEELARLTEASA; the protein is encoded by the coding sequence ATGACTTCTCTTCGCAAGCTCGGCTCCTCCGACCTCGAGGTCTTCCCGCTCACCCTCGGCGGCAACGTCTTCGGCTGGACCGCCGACGAGGCCACGTCCTTCGCCGTCCTCGACGCGTACACCGCGGCCGGCGGCAACTTCGTCGACACGGCCGACTCGTACTCGTCGTGGGCCGAAGGAAACTCCGGCGGCGAGTCCGAGACGGTCATCGGCAAGTGGCTGGCGGCCCGCGGCAACCGCGACGACGTCGTCATCGCCACGAAGGTCAGCCAGCACCCGCAGTTCCCGGGCCTGTCGGGGGCGAACATCAAGGCCGCCGCCGACGCCTCCCTGAAGCGCCTGGGCACCGACCGCATCGACCTGTACTACACCCACTTCGACAAGACCGAGGTGCCGGTCGAGGAGATCATCGGCGCGCTGGACGAGCTGGTGAAGGCGGGCAAGGTGCGGGCGATCGGCGCCTCCAACATCTCCGCCGCGCGGCTCTCGGAGTCCCTCGCCTTCTCCGACCGCGAGGGCCTGGCGCGCTATGTCGCCCTCCAGCCCCACTACAACCTGGTCTCCCGCGACACCTACGAGGGCGAGCTGGAGTCGGTGGCCGCCCGCGCGGGCCTGTCAGCCGTCCCGTACTACGCCCTCGCCTCCGGGTTCCTCACCGGCAAGTACCGCCCGGGCGCGACGGTCGCCAGTCCGCGGGCCGCGGGCGCCGGAAAGCACCTGGACACCGAACGCGGCCGGAAGGTCCTCGCCGCCCTGGACGACATCGCCGAGGCCCACACGGTCCCGGTCGCCACGGTCGCCCTCGCCTGGCTCGCCGCCCAGCCCACGGTCGCGGCCCCGATCGCCTCCGCCCGCACGGTGGAACAGCTGCCGGCGCTCCTCGGGGTGGCGGACCTGACCCTGACGGAGGAGGAGCTGGCCCGCCTGACGGAGGCGTCGGCCTGA
- a CDS encoding PrsW family intramembrane metalloprotease yields MATCPPYPTYPGDPTGGTALRHAHWWQRKWVRYGALITLLALSGLVILALVRQQTGTQGFLVGLGLAVLPVPLLIAAFRWLDRVEPGPWRNLLFAFAWGACAAALIAIIANSFATKWIATATADPSSADTLGATVIAPIVEESAKAAAVLLVFLFRRRDFTGIVDGVVIAGVTATGFAFTENILYLGTAFGTDQLNGDGGIASVTAATFFVRVVMSPFAHPLFTVLTGIGFGISALSAERQHVRRVLVPLSGLLLAMGMHATWNGSSTFGQYGFFAVYAMFMVPAFALLTWLVIWTRQRELRTVREELPAYAVAGWLTPTEPYALGSMRARRVARDYARRQFGGRAAARAVSQYEAYATSLAFLRRRGRLGRANADFVVRERELLHELWRRREVARPALDHAARMTAPPVPVAAPPWPVYGVYGYPAHPAHPAHPAQPTHPIHPVHPVHPTVPYPAYNPYRT; encoded by the coding sequence GTGGCCACCTGTCCCCCGTATCCGACGTACCCCGGTGACCCCACCGGTGGCACCGCGCTGCGGCATGCGCACTGGTGGCAGCGGAAATGGGTGCGCTACGGCGCGCTGATCACGCTCCTCGCACTGTCCGGCCTCGTCATCCTCGCCCTGGTCCGCCAGCAGACCGGCACCCAGGGGTTCCTGGTCGGACTCGGGCTCGCCGTCCTGCCCGTACCGCTGCTCATAGCCGCGTTCCGCTGGCTCGACCGGGTCGAACCCGGGCCCTGGCGCAATCTGCTGTTCGCCTTCGCCTGGGGCGCCTGCGCGGCCGCCCTGATAGCGATCATCGCCAACAGCTTCGCGACGAAGTGGATAGCGACGGCGACCGCCGACCCCTCCAGCGCGGACACCCTCGGCGCGACCGTGATAGCGCCGATCGTCGAGGAGTCGGCCAAGGCCGCCGCCGTTCTGCTCGTCTTCCTGTTCCGCAGACGGGACTTCACCGGGATCGTCGACGGCGTGGTGATAGCGGGGGTCACCGCCACCGGTTTCGCCTTCACCGAGAACATCCTCTACCTCGGCACCGCCTTCGGCACCGACCAGCTCAACGGCGACGGCGGCATCGCCTCCGTCACCGCCGCGACCTTCTTCGTGCGCGTGGTGATGTCACCGTTCGCGCATCCCCTGTTCACGGTCCTCACCGGCATCGGCTTCGGCATCTCCGCGCTGTCGGCGGAACGCCAGCACGTTCGGCGGGTTCTGGTCCCGCTGTCCGGGCTGTTGCTCGCCATGGGCATGCACGCGACGTGGAACGGCTCGTCGACCTTCGGGCAGTACGGGTTCTTCGCGGTGTACGCGATGTTCATGGTGCCGGCGTTCGCGCTGCTGACCTGGCTGGTCATCTGGACACGGCAGCGGGAGCTCAGGACCGTGCGCGAGGAGCTGCCTGCATACGCCGTCGCCGGGTGGCTGACGCCGACCGAGCCGTACGCGCTGGGCTCGATGCGGGCGCGGCGGGTGGCGAGGGACTACGCGCGGCGGCAGTTCGGCGGGCGGGCCGCGGCTCGGGCGGTCTCGCAGTACGAGGCGTACGCGACGTCCTTGGCGTTCCTACGACGTCGGGGCCGGCTCGGGCGGGCGAACGCGGACTTCGTCGTACGGGAGCGGGAGCTGCTGCACGAGCTGTGGCGGCGCCGCGAGGTGGCCCGCCCGGCGCTGGACCACGCGGCGCGGATGACAGCACCGCCGGTACCGGTGGCCGCACCGCCCTGGCCGGTGTACGGCGTGTACGGATACCCGGCCCACCCGGCTCACCCGGCTCACCCGGCCCAGCCGACGCACCCCATCCACCCGGTCCACCCGGTCCACCCGACGGTGCCGTACCCCGCCTACAACCCGTACCGCACGTAG
- the trmB gene encoding tRNA (guanosine(46)-N7)-methyltransferase TrmB, which yields MSDFLNAPEAPRSRPTTPGEAARHVPGVPVRHTRAKGEPRFPDGPSADPAGSHFERRIRSFQPRRSRVTAGQADALQRLWPTWGLDIDGQRTIDLGELFGNDNPVVLEIGFGMGEATAQMAAAAPDTNILAVDVHTPGQGNLLNLAEQQKLSNVRVANGDAIILLREMLTRDSLDGLRVYFPDPWPKKRHHKRRLIQAEFLDLAATRLRPGALVHCATDWEPYAQQMLDVLTTHPDFENTQAGGGFAARPDFRPLTRFEGQGLEKGHVVNDLLFRRVQHGVRPDRPDQSPTGA from the coding sequence GTGTCTGACTTCCTCAACGCCCCCGAAGCCCCCCGGTCCCGGCCCACCACCCCCGGCGAGGCCGCTCGGCATGTGCCCGGTGTCCCTGTCCGGCACACCCGGGCCAAAGGGGAGCCGCGGTTTCCCGACGGGCCCAGTGCCGATCCCGCGGGGTCGCACTTCGAGCGGCGGATCCGGAGTTTTCAGCCCCGGCGGAGCCGGGTGACGGCGGGGCAGGCGGACGCGTTGCAGCGCCTGTGGCCCACGTGGGGCCTCGACATCGACGGGCAGCGCACGATCGACCTCGGCGAGCTGTTCGGAAACGACAACCCCGTCGTGCTGGAGATCGGGTTCGGGATGGGCGAGGCCACCGCGCAGATGGCCGCCGCGGCCCCCGACACCAACATCCTCGCCGTCGACGTGCACACTCCGGGGCAGGGCAACCTGCTCAACCTCGCCGAGCAGCAGAAGCTGTCCAACGTCCGGGTCGCCAACGGCGACGCCATCATCCTGCTGCGCGAGATGCTCACCAGGGACTCGCTCGACGGGCTGCGCGTCTACTTCCCCGACCCCTGGCCCAAGAAGCGGCACCACAAGCGGCGGCTGATCCAGGCGGAGTTCCTGGACCTGGCCGCGACCCGTCTGCGGCCCGGCGCGCTGGTGCACTGCGCGACCGACTGGGAGCCTTACGCGCAGCAGATGCTCGACGTACTCACCACGCATCCGGACTTCGAGAACACACAGGCAGGTGGCGGTTTCGCGGCGCGTCCCGACTTCCGGCCGCTGACCCGTTTCGAGGGGCAGGGACTGGAGAAGGGACATGTCGTGAACGACCTGCTGTTCCGCCGCGTACAGCACGGCGTCCGACCCGACCGACCCGACCAGTCCCCCACCGGCGCCTGA